One window of the Parasphingopyxis algicola genome contains the following:
- the glpX gene encoding class II fructose-bisphosphatase: protein MPKPSEVLDRVLVLEMVRVTEAAAIAASRLIGRGNEKAADAAAVEAMREAFNGLDFDGTVVIGEGERDEAPMLYIGEKVGRAAKGAPKVDIALDPLEGTTITAKAGANALAVLAIAEQGCLLNAPDTYMDKLAIGPGYPKGTIDLSKSPTENIAAIAKAKGVKPNEIIACVLDRPRHEALIAELREIGCGVQLIPDGDVAGVIAVTDEDTTIDVYMGQGGAPEGVLAAAALRCVGGQFQGRLVFRNDDEKARARKWGIPDEDFDRIYSLKELAKGDVIFAATGVTDGSMLDGVKRLRKGCMTTESVVMRASSGTVRWVKGEHHKA, encoded by the coding sequence ATGCCGAAGCCCAGCGAAGTACTGGATCGCGTGCTCGTTCTCGAAATGGTCCGCGTAACCGAAGCGGCGGCGATCGCCGCCTCGCGCCTGATCGGACGCGGGAACGAAAAGGCGGCCGATGCCGCGGCGGTGGAGGCAATGCGGGAGGCCTTTAACGGATTGGATTTCGACGGAACGGTCGTTATCGGCGAGGGCGAGCGCGACGAAGCGCCGATGCTCTATATCGGCGAGAAAGTCGGCCGCGCGGCCAAGGGCGCGCCCAAGGTGGATATCGCGCTCGATCCGCTCGAAGGAACGACGATCACCGCCAAGGCCGGCGCCAATGCGCTTGCCGTGCTGGCTATCGCCGAACAGGGATGCCTGCTCAACGCGCCCGATACCTATATGGACAAGCTCGCGATCGGCCCGGGCTATCCGAAGGGGACAATCGACCTGTCCAAGTCACCGACCGAGAATATCGCGGCGATCGCCAAGGCCAAGGGCGTCAAACCCAACGAAATCATCGCCTGCGTCCTCGATCGCCCGCGCCACGAAGCGCTGATCGCCGAACTGCGCGAGATCGGCTGCGGCGTGCAGCTGATCCCCGACGGCGATGTCGCCGGCGTGATCGCGGTGACCGACGAGGATACGACGATCGATGTCTATATGGGCCAGGGCGGGGCACCCGAAGGCGTGCTCGCCGCGGCGGCGCTACGCTGCGTCGGCGGCCAGTTCCAGGGCCGGCTCGTCTTCCGCAATGACGACGAGAAAGCGCGGGCGCGCAAATGGGGAATTCCGGACGAGGATTTCGACCGGATCTATTCGCTGAAAGAGCTTGCCAAGGGCGACGTCATCTTCGCCGCGACCGGCGTGACCGACGGCTCGATGCTGGACGGCGTCAAGCGTCTGCGCAAGGGCTGCATGACCACCGAGAGCGTCGTAATGCGCGCATCATCGGGGACGGTCCGCTGGGTGAAGGGCGAGCATCACAAAGCATAG
- a CDS encoding PD40 domain-containing protein, giving the protein MSEGPDGLYLTRLDGAWATNAQSSILYAAAGGTELAAPSFADPAADEASFYYSAERQKACFTSDRGDPGNIDIWCVDWAGDGWAEPRRLPEPVNSAATEYSPVLRPDGTLYFASARLETGMGDIYRATSEADGWQVEAVSEVNSEFGEWNLEISPDGETMIFETSGRPGNRSVSGDLYLSRRIGDNWSAAISLSRLNGTGSDLMPRFLSDGSLVFAKSSDDDTDIVKAEQGTWEPAERAIAAIARSAGELVLLDPETLAVSQRLPAGMGPHDIAISDDGRFAVVPSHGVFPAPHDGPIEQSEMRWISEFSDGFRVIDLVSGEPIAHRSLEGCLRPHGAAIAPQAERFWITCETEGHVREFDGETLEEVRRFELAEGVHKVMLLRSRSLLVASNPEAGGIDLIDLETGSARHIPTGNGAEGLAATADESRIFVTNGFDREVCAIDVEAQALSSCWNSSGTFPIGLAHDTQRNWVWAINNASSRLVAFDDSSGEVRLEVALPSTPLGLALDVGRDRLLIGLPRRNEIVAIDASTGEIVARSESVMEVDDIDFAPAALFRSAPDT; this is encoded by the coding sequence ATGAGCGAGGGGCCAGACGGCCTCTATCTGACGCGGCTCGACGGCGCATGGGCCACGAATGCGCAGTCTTCGATCCTGTACGCCGCAGCCGGCGGGACCGAACTCGCCGCGCCTTCTTTTGCCGATCCAGCCGCCGACGAAGCCAGTTTCTACTATTCGGCCGAGCGACAGAAAGCCTGTTTCACCAGCGACCGCGGCGATCCAGGAAATATCGACATCTGGTGCGTCGACTGGGCGGGCGACGGTTGGGCCGAGCCTCGGAGACTGCCCGAACCGGTTAACAGCGCCGCAACCGAGTATAGCCCCGTTTTGCGGCCGGATGGCACACTCTACTTCGCATCGGCGCGGCTCGAAACGGGCATGGGCGACATTTACCGCGCAACCAGCGAAGCCGATGGCTGGCAGGTCGAAGCGGTCTCGGAGGTGAATTCGGAATTCGGCGAATGGAATCTGGAGATCTCGCCGGATGGCGAGACAATGATCTTCGAAACTTCCGGCCGGCCTGGGAATAGAAGCGTGTCGGGCGATCTCTATCTTTCCCGCCGTATCGGCGACAACTGGTCCGCCGCCATATCATTGTCCCGGTTGAACGGCACGGGCAGCGATCTTATGCCGCGCTTCCTGAGCGACGGATCGCTGGTATTTGCGAAGAGCAGCGATGACGATACCGACATCGTCAAAGCCGAGCAGGGGACTTGGGAACCAGCGGAACGAGCTATCGCCGCCATCGCGCGATCGGCGGGCGAGCTGGTGCTGCTGGATCCGGAAACGCTTGCTGTCAGCCAGCGTCTGCCGGCGGGGATGGGACCACACGACATTGCGATAAGCGATGATGGTCGCTTCGCTGTCGTGCCGTCTCATGGCGTCTTTCCGGCCCCGCATGATGGGCCGATCGAGCAATCGGAGATGCGGTGGATCAGCGAGTTCAGTGATGGATTTCGCGTCATCGATCTTGTTTCCGGTGAGCCAATAGCGCACCGGTCGCTCGAAGGCTGTTTGCGACCCCATGGAGCTGCGATCGCGCCCCAGGCCGAACGGTTCTGGATCACATGCGAAACCGAAGGCCATGTTCGCGAGTTCGACGGCGAAACGCTTGAAGAGGTTCGGCGATTTGAGCTTGCCGAAGGCGTCCATAAAGTCATGCTTCTGCGAAGCCGCTCGCTGCTCGTGGCGAGCAATCCCGAAGCGGGCGGCATCGATCTGATCGATCTCGAGACGGGATCGGCCCGGCACATACCCACTGGAAACGGCGCCGAGGGACTCGCGGCAACCGCCGACGAAAGCCGGATCTTCGTGACTAACGGTTTTGATCGCGAAGTGTGCGCGATCGACGTTGAAGCCCAAGCGCTTTCGTCCTGCTGGAACAGCAGCGGAACCTTTCCGATCGGTCTGGCGCACGACACGCAGCGCAACTGGGTGTGGGCGATCAACAACGCCTCCTCACGGCTGGTCGCATTCGACGACAGCAGCGGCGAAGTCAGGCTGGAGGTCGCCCTTCCTTCGACCCCGCTCGGCCTCGCTTTGGATGTCGGCCGCGACCGGCTGCTGATCGGCCTGCCCCGGCGCAACGAGATCGTTGCCATCGACGCCTCAACCGGCGAGATTGTCGCGCGCAGTGAATCCGTGATGGAGGTCGACGATATCGACTTTGCGCCAGCAGCCCTTTTCCGTTCCGCGCCCGATACCTGA
- a CDS encoding class I SAM-dependent methyltransferase: protein MTMCNSLTLTPEVPAQPDMTPAQQAFSEELLQTINHAAAALMISVGYRTGLFDAMQDGRAVTSEELAAKAGLDERYVREWLGAMTTARIVRVDPSSGRFTLPADHGAFLGNDAAIANMAGMFQFIAVLGGVEDRIVDCFRNGGGVSYEAYDRFHECMAEESDGTIVAALEDAILPLAPGLVERLDAGIDVADIGCGAGRALNRMAALYPNSRFTGFDLCEETVVRALAEAEALGLDNVHFEKKDATLLEGSGLFDLICTFDAVHDQAHPATVLSHIRRLLRDDGVYLVQEIDAQTAVADNLDNPLGTFTYTISCMHCMTVSLAQGGVGLGAAWGEQLAIAMLKDAGFGNIETHRLPHDIMSMYFVCRP, encoded by the coding sequence ATGACGATGTGCAATTCGCTGACCCTGACGCCCGAAGTTCCGGCGCAACCCGACATGACGCCCGCGCAGCAGGCTTTTTCCGAAGAGCTGCTGCAGACGATCAACCATGCGGCGGCCGCGCTGATGATTTCGGTCGGCTACCGCACCGGCCTGTTCGATGCGATGCAGGACGGGCGGGCCGTGACGAGCGAGGAGCTCGCGGCCAAGGCCGGGCTGGACGAGCGCTACGTTCGTGAATGGCTGGGCGCGATGACCACGGCGCGGATCGTTCGGGTCGATCCGTCGAGCGGCCGGTTCACCCTTCCGGCGGACCATGGGGCCTTTCTCGGCAACGACGCGGCGATCGCCAATATGGCGGGCATGTTCCAGTTCATCGCCGTACTCGGCGGCGTCGAAGACAGGATCGTCGATTGCTTCCGCAACGGCGGCGGCGTGTCTTACGAAGCCTATGACCGCTTTCACGAATGCATGGCCGAGGAAAGCGACGGTACGATCGTCGCCGCGCTCGAAGACGCGATCCTGCCGCTGGCGCCCGGGCTGGTCGAACGGCTCGATGCGGGCATCGACGTTGCCGATATCGGCTGCGGGGCGGGCCGGGCGCTCAACCGCATGGCCGCGCTCTATCCGAACAGCCGCTTCACGGGTTTCGACCTGTGCGAGGAGACGGTGGTCCGGGCGCTGGCCGAAGCCGAAGCGCTCGGCCTCGACAATGTGCATTTCGAGAAGAAGGACGCGACTCTGCTGGAGGGCAGCGGCCTATTCGATCTGATCTGCACGTTCGATGCCGTTCATGACCAGGCGCATCCGGCCACCGTGCTGTCGCATATCCGCCGCCTGCTTCGGGACGACGGCGTCTACCTGGTCCAGGAAATCGACGCGCAGACCGCTGTAGCCGACAATCTCGACAATCCGCTCGGCACCTTCACCTACACGATCTCCTGCATGCATTGCATGACCGTGTCGCTGGCGCAGGGCGGTGTCGGTCTCGGCGCGGCCTGGGGCGAACAGCTCGCCATCGCGATGCTAAAGGATGCGGGTTTCGGAAACATCGAAACCCATCGCCTGCCGCATGACATCATGAGCATGTACTTCGTCTGCCGCCCCTGA
- a CDS encoding NAD(P)H-dependent oxidoreductase → MARLLIVYHSMTGGTRQMAEAAAQAARDADGAEVIVKEAPDAGPDDLLAADGYLFATPENLAAIAGVMKAFFDRCYYPVLGRIEGRPYAAMICAGSDGANARKQLERIATGWRLKKVADTPIVCTHAQTPEEILAEKQIGETDLATCREIGAALAAGLEMGVF, encoded by the coding sequence ATGGCGCGGCTGCTGATCGTCTATCACAGCATGACCGGCGGGACGCGGCAGATGGCGGAGGCCGCGGCCCAGGCGGCGCGCGATGCGGACGGTGCGGAGGTGATCGTCAAGGAAGCGCCGGATGCCGGGCCGGATGATTTGCTTGCGGCCGACGGATACCTCTTCGCGACGCCGGAAAATCTGGCCGCCATCGCAGGTGTGATGAAAGCTTTTTTCGATCGCTGTTATTATCCGGTGCTAGGCAGGATCGAAGGGCGGCCCTATGCCGCGATGATCTGCGCGGGCTCGGACGGGGCAAATGCGCGAAAACAGCTCGAGCGGATTGCGACCGGCTGGCGGCTGAAAAAGGTCGCCGATACGCCGATCGTCTGCACCCATGCGCAAACGCCGGAAGAAATTCTCGCCGAGAAACAGATCGGCGAAACGGATCTCGCCACCTGCCGGGAGATCGGCGCGGCGCTGGCGGCCGGGCTCGAGATGGGCGTGTTCTAA
- a CDS encoding ABC transporter permease, which yields MNIRGVWALYSFEMQRTWRTLWQSIVTPVITTVLYFVVFGSAIGSRMEDIGGVDYGAFIVPGLMMLSLLTQSISNASFGIYFPKFSGTVYEMLSAPMSPIELVMGYVGAAATKSILLGLIILATANLFVDVRIEYPLAMILFLVLTAVTFSLFGFIIGIWADGFEQLSFIPMLIVTPLTFLGGAFYSINMLPDPWRTISLFNPVVYLVSGFRWSFYGEGDVTIGLSLGITAVFLFACLGVIIWIFRTGYRLKE from the coding sequence ATGAACATTCGCGGCGTCTGGGCGCTTTACAGTTTCGAGATGCAGCGGACCTGGCGGACGCTATGGCAGAGCATCGTCACCCCGGTGATCACGACCGTGCTCTATTTCGTCGTATTCGGCAGCGCGATCGGATCGCGGATGGAGGATATCGGCGGCGTCGATTATGGCGCGTTCATCGTGCCGGGCCTGATGATGCTCTCGCTGCTGACGCAGAGCATCTCCAACGCGTCCTTCGGCATCTATTTCCCGAAATTCAGCGGTACGGTGTACGAGATGCTCTCGGCGCCGATGTCGCCGATCGAGCTCGTCATGGGCTATGTCGGCGCGGCGGCGACCAAGTCGATCCTGCTCGGCCTGATCATCCTCGCGACGGCCAATCTCTTCGTCGATGTGCGGATCGAATATCCGCTCGCGATGATCCTGTTTCTCGTGCTGACCGCGGTGACCTTCAGCCTGTTCGGTTTCATCATCGGGATCTGGGCCGACGGGTTCGAGCAACTCTCCTTCATCCCGATGCTGATCGTCACGCCGCTCACCTTTCTCGGCGGCGCCTTCTACTCGATCAACATGCTGCCCGATCCCTGGCGGACGATCAGCCTGTTCAACCCCGTGGTCTATCTGGTCAGCGGTTTCCGCTGGAGCTTTTACGGCGAAGGGGACGTCACGATCGGCCTCAGCCTCGGGATAACGGCCGTCTTCCTGTTCGCCTGTCTCGGCGTGATCATCTGGATTTTCCGGACCGGCTACCGGCTCAAGGAATAG